The DNA region CGAACAATAGAGAAAAGACATGCTATGCAAGCTAAAGTTTTACTCCAAGAACAATGATGTTCAGAAAACTGGGTGCCTTTGTGATGTTTTATAGGATCTGGATCTTCCAAAAATACTTAATATGGTGACAGCATAAGCAGATATCTAATCAAAACAGAACAAAACtcttcatttttttaatatttcccTAAGGTGTCTGTTCGATGCTGACTGGGTAAAACGTTTTTATCCCTTCTCCGAACCTCTGAAGTTATTTTTCGAGCGATATTTACGAACTCCCATTAGCTTCGTTTACATCAGTATGAACTATGACATGTATGACATAGTCACTCACAATGAAATGCTAATCAATGTCAAACTTAACCAACAGTTGTTTAATGGTACCACCCGGTTATCACATTAGCAAAAAGCAACAAGcaaattatttcatttgtatttcgATTGAGTATTTCATACGTACCTCTTTCATGAAACCAATATTTGTTATGACTGAAGTTTGCAACCCCTAATATAGCAAAATAATTTAGATCGAATATGTTATCATCAACCCATAAAATAGTTTAGTTTCCATTCCTCTAGGTAATACTATTTTCTTTGGAGAATCAAAATAACCACGCCTTATTTGATTAGTGGAAAGACTGAAAGGATTGATTTAGCTGACTCGAAATTCACTTTTTGAAATTCTGATCTCAAAACTAGTGGTTCAAATATCGATTAGTCGTCAATCTTCAACGTTTTGAGATCCGTGTCTATAATATTGTTCTCACAGTGTGAAAACACTTAACGCGGaaactatttttattttaatggaaactgtaaaatgtatttttttacaAGCGTGAACTCTACGCTTCGTAGTTTATGAGCAGTACTGCTTGACAAGAAACGTTCATATCAATTTGAAAATGACATGATACAGGTGTACAATAATGTACAAATAGTTTAGCTTTTTGTACATATCAGgcattaattgaattcatgaaccgatcaatgttagatcaccgtcGAAAAGTGCTGAGGAGTCTGATgttaggatgaaacgaccgttcagtgcttccacgtttccagtggtggtctaacattggtcggttAATGAGCTCAAATAAAATTGAGCAGTCTTTACACCATCTTGGTTATTCCTTGTTCACACTTCCTCACGGAACTAGCactttaacaaaataaatttcatgtATATACGATTGCACAGcttaataataaattcgttgaaaggAGATCTCTTTGCTGAACCtcgtgtttttaatgtttaaatggggaTTATCTGTTAATCTCTACAAGCctataatgataatgatcatgttctcactagtaactagcttcgAGAGGTGGCTCTCGGAGCACTAGTAataagccgtgatcagtggagatCAACAATGCCATATGTGTGGCAGTCACCCctcaaagacaatggaagatggccgaacaatatcgtggattgatcgaaattagacattataaccgttggatgccggttcagggGTCTAGAGGTTAACTATTTGCGCCCGAGTATATCAGTATATACATACTTGCTGAACAATATAGTACATTCAAGCTTGACGatgaataattgtattttttatGCCCCTTAACAAATTAAACCCTAATTATAACTTCAGTTGAATTGATAAGTAAGTTATATAACTACCTGTTGAAAAGACCATATCCCCTGGCTTCTTGTGGCACATGGTAAACGCATATAGAAGTATATGAAACAGACACCAGCTCGCAATAAAGATAGTCATCCAAGACTCAGTGCTAACTAAATTCACGATTGACTAGCGAGTATAAGTTTATTTCTGATAAATGATAGCAATTCGCAGGTGATTTTGCAAGATCTGTCCTTCAGGATATTAAGTGACTTGTGAACAGTTTGGTTGTGAAATTTATGGTTTTGGATGCTGAAGGGATGAATTTTCAGACCGATAACGTCTAACGTAACTAATATTCACGTGTTTTCCTGATGACTGAGGTCAcgtgaaaaaaataaaaagataatCATCTTGCGGACGTCTAACAATACCATATTTGATTCATTCCACTTTCTTAATTAACCGATTCTTAACAGCGTTCTCAAAAGTACAGACTATTCAGTTTCGTCAACATAAATACACAATAATTCGTGGATTCACCAAGTCCCATTTTTTGATTGACTCAGGGGCTGCATCTGATTCAAATACGATTTTAAACCTTTTGATATCCTTATTCATACAGAGCAACtgaaaatgtataaatataGTCGTTTCAGAAATATATTGCATGAAGTTAAATGAACACAATAAATAGACAATCTGACACTACTTCGTTTatcatattcatcatttcaTACACGAACTACTGTTCAAAGCtatgaatgaaattaaaaagcATGACTACACTAAAACATGAAGCTTCTGTTGCTATCCACATCACATACCATCAGCTAGGTTGTGGGAACATTAAATTCACTGGAAATATTAGATCTTGTGACAATCCACATTGTAAATATCCGATTCATCTCCATTCACACCACATCACATTCACTATCTAGTTAAGTACTTCCTTCAAAGTTTACGTTACAGACCATCAGACACCTACAACAACTACATCATGATAACCAGTCGTTGGTGTACAATCCACATCATCAATTAACTCAACTGAATATCCTCGATCTTAGTATCAGTCAGTGATGAACACAAGATAGATTGGCTGCATGAATTTAATCTTCTATATATTggttccaactcatccgagccactggcagcaagaagtctggtgtgagcgaaacaatctgcgaggatgatgggatgccaatcactaacatccatcgatgTCTTGGATGATGGGCAGAATCCTTCggagggcagttcaactggcctgctgctccggcaacatcggtcagactgtcctgccctccatggccggtgacgactgatccaccaaatgaggcggaagtccgcaaggaactccaactcttgaagcgttacaaatcacctggcccagatgacttacctccggctctttttaaagatggtggtgactttttgactaaggaattgacgacgttgtttacaaaggtttgggagctagagagtgtaccaacgtcatggaatgagtcgatagttgtccctatctttaaaaagggttcacgtcgttcctgtaacaactatcgggggataagtctacttccgattgcgtccaagctattggcttccgtcattcttcgtaggttgttcaaaacccgagaatgattgactcgcgaggagcaggctgggtttcgttctggtcgaggatgtattgatcatatcttcaccctccgccaaatgttagaacaccgccatacttatcaaaggccaacaatcgtagtgtttcttgacgtCAGGGCTgacttcgattcgttggacaggactgttctctgggattgtctattgaagaagggtgtgcctgagaagtttattaacatcctaaaagccctatataaaaacacctcaggtagagtgagggcatacaaccacctctctccattgttccattcgagcagtggggttaggcagggttgcccaatctcaccattcctcttcaactttgccatcgatgacattctggaaacagctctgatgaatgtaagtaatggtggtgtggatctgttgcctggagaaagacttctcgaccttgagtatgcggacgatattgtcttactgtgagataatgcccaaggcatgcaatccgcacttaatcagttggcaatcagtgtccgtaggtatggtatgtgctttgcaccttcgaagtgcaaagtacttctacaagactggcaggattctaatcctgtactcaccctggatgatgagcagatagaagtagttgagaagttcgtgtatctgggtagctgcataagtgctggtgggggtgtgagtgatgagatcaatgcacgaatagtgaaagccagagcggcttatgccaatctgggccacctttggcgccttcgtgatgttagtctggctgtaaaaggtcggatctacaacgcgtcggtgagagcagttttgctctatgcttgtgtaacctggtctctccgagttgaggacgtcagacgactctctgtgttcgatcatcgctgtctccgaaggattgctgacattcagtggcaacaccatgtcagtaatgcagaggttcggcatcgtgtgttcgggcacagagatgataattcaattggtgtcaccatcttgaaacaccgacttcggcggcttggacatgttccacgaatgtcgtcccagagaattccacgtcgtgcattatttgccgactctgggactggttgaagaaagcggagaggtggtcaatgcatgacatggtgtcgtggcatgaaggaaagttgcaaaggactggcttctgtcggtccttcacgactctctggttggggtccgagagatggtgcaacacattggctagagacgttatcagatatggctcagaatagaagccagtggcgatcctgctggcttcttttactttcttcatgtAAAGtagttgtatcttccttaactgaaagatttcttctggttgcaTCTTTCCGTttccaccattattattattattattacaccaccttacactaatctgttcgttatagTTCTTTCTCTACGCTTCTCACTTTTTTTCCTTCTCCTCTTCAAATTCCCACTGttatgtgtggcgcatatatatttggtgccctcttgtaccaatatttatgtgttcaaataaataaataataaataaataaatctatataTTCGTGACAAATGTATTTGTGAGAAAAAATTAACAAAGAAACGTACTCATTGACCAATTTGATACAAGAGTATATATCACAACATATTTGCAAATCaacattatttcatatatttttctTGTAACGTGCGATATGTTCCAATGTGATGACCGCATTCAGGACATTTGTGATCAACATCTTTACATGCTTTTACACAAAATGGAATGAGACAACAGCCACAGAAGCACCTTAAATACACAAAATGAAAGATAATCAGTTTAGCTATTAATTGAATGTTAACTGAACATGTTAATTTGAAAACTATTCACTTCGTAAACTGATATAACTTGCTTGGAGAAAATCATTTATCATCCATtgagcattattattattattattattattattattattattattaattatagcACGTTGAAGTTTTATGTTACATTTTCTTTTAATACTATACCaataaactaaattattttttgatttTATTATCAGTGCGAAGTTCAACAGTAGCCAATCTTATTAAACTTGAAGCCAAGTTTAAACAGAATAATTTATCATTCTATAGCTTAGTGGTTAGAAATTATTTTCTAAGTTGATAGTGATTACCTTTTGAACTATTAATGATCAGTTATTTTTACAGTAAAGTTCATCcattttattataatattaaCATTTGTCATCTCAATACAAACAGAATTTTGATTCGAACATTCGAACAATCAAGAGTGAAGATTTTTCCtaattttcataaattaaaCAGTATTGCTATAACTTTTTATAGGTAATCAATACCaaggttgaacttgatagtttctataatgaatatttttgttatatcccaatgagttgaaaatttgtatttctgacgtttcgtgacttaatgtaagccacttcttcagagtaaataaataaccgaattaaattaacacaagtttaaatagtacaaaagaaaaaaactatatatatatatatatatatatatatatatatatatatatatatatatatatatacaaaaccgTATTGAACACAGAAATTATGGGTAAATTGTATACTTTTATTTACTAACAGTTAATATTGAAATCTTAATTGCATGTTAACCTAATTTTGAACTTGTCAGACTCTGAAATTTTCACTGGGAATTTAACTAACTATCTATTTAGTTTTCAAAATTCGATGCACTATTCGATAGGCTATTAAATTATGACACCCATATCTTgggaaataaattattcttttacCCACTACTGAATAGTAGTATAATATAGTGAAAATCAATATCAAAATAGAAGTATCCTAAAAAGGTTTCAGTATATTAATCAAAACAAAATGATCTGGAAATTAATACAAATTTTAAAGATTCAAATACCTATACttaaatgatgattataatcaatttATCAATCTTGGATGAAAGTAACTACTAATGATTAACATTGAATATCCTAAATCTCAATTTACAGTTGCTGGATTATTCCACTATTCAATTTCGCTGAAATCTACTCCATCATCAATACTAATTTTCATAGCATTATGCACTCCATATTACTTAAACTTATATCGAACATAAATGACTGAAGGAAGGTGGAGTAAGTATCATTACCaaagtttgatttgataatttcgaataaattgagcattgggttgattgttataaataaaaataatatatttgtaatatcccaatgagtagaaaattagattttctgacgtttcgtgacttagtgtaagtcacttcttcagagaataaataaccaaattaaaattaatccaagtttaattaGTACtaattaaacttggattaattttaatttggttatttattctctgaagaagtgacttacaccaagtcacgaaacgtcagaaaatctaattttctactcattgggatattacaaatatattatttttatttatattcgtTTGGAGGTTTACTGTTAACTATCAGTGACCTTGGGCTATTATACAATATTCAGATGATTGTCAAAAATGGTAAGAGATCGCATTCTAGACATgcctaatttataaattataaattagtaACAACTTTGGAATATTTTTGTAACATGGTATTGTTAACTGACTTTGAGTAATATACTGTCAATTTTAAAAGCGATTAACCATTAAAAGTAATTCGAATTTCGGTTCATATAAACCAAATCATAACACAATACATTACTTACGTCTATTTAATGACTTGACCAATTTAATTATACTTAGACAGTCAAGTAGTGTATAGTTAAACTCCTCAGAATATTTGACTCTTGGGTTGACATAACAACAACTACACGACACATACATTTACATACTAATACATTTTAGCATAATTAATCATTAAACTTTGTATTGATCATGAATTAAATATTAGaattaaaatttcaatgaaacatACAATATTAGGAAATGATTATCCGTTTTGAAGTTATTACTGGTTAATAATcactttcaaaataataaacattttgtttatatatCAAGAAATAACTCTTTTTTAAACAAGTGAATATCAAATCAAACACTGTTGTTAACTTACCCAACTATGCATAAACCTGTACAAGCTGCATAAGTTAGCATACCATTACGATATTTAATCTTTGTTACAATTTCTTGATGACAGTTGGGACATTTCAAAGTTATTGGATGGTCTTGTAAAGGAATTATAGTTACTGGTTGACTTGTAACTACTGGTGTTTCTTTATTCTGGTCAGTTTTGCCTGATAACACTAGGATAAATATCagtaaaacaatttttttcaataatcacaataaaaGATTAAACATATTTAGCAGACTATTATTATTGAACGaacttttaaatattttgcTTTATACCAAGTGACTGGTAACAAACGATAAGAAATGCCAAATTTAGCTTTCTTGTTAGTCAGCACATTTCGACTTGTATCTATAATTTTAAGAGAACTAATACATACCTCAATTAAACATATTACCACTAGACTATTGTACAGCTTTCCAACTTCAATCAGGTTGCTGATTATCTCAATTATGATATCACAAAAATTCTGTTATACAATATAAGATGAATGGCGAAATATGTTGCAAATGACCTAATACTGTTTTCATTGTGGTGATTATTCATTTTACAACCACTCAGtcaatacaataaataaagtaatatcCTCTTTTTGATAGCAAACCTTTTAGGGTAAATTACAGAAATttaccatttatttattgattaataattataGTGATAAATAAAATGCTTTGTCAGTTAGTCATTG from Schistosoma haematobium chromosome ZW, whole genome shotgun sequence includes:
- a CDS encoding hypothetical protein (EggNog:ENOG410VMRT~COG:S), with protein sequence MGLQQEPMLSGKTDQNKETPVVTSQPVTIIPLQDHPITLKCPNCHQEIVTKIKYRNGMLTYAACTGLCIVGCFCGCCLIPFCVKACKDVDHKCPECGHHIGTYRTLQEKYMK
- a CDS encoding hypothetical protein (EggNog:ENOG410VMRT~COG:S), producing the protein MRTNSIALLSGKTDQNKETPVVTSQPVTIIPLQDHPITLKCPNCHQEIVTKIKYRNGMLTYAACTGLCIVGCFCGCCLIPFCVKACKDVDHKCPECGHHIGTYRTLQEKYMK